Proteins encoded in a region of the Solanum dulcamara chromosome 9, daSolDulc1.2, whole genome shotgun sequence genome:
- the LOC129902511 gene encoding protein WHAT'S THIS FACTOR 9, mitochondrial yields MLRILVKQGSILTYHQKRTLVNVKLKWVKDSVLDSVVSGGTQLKAGTTLVSIIASQSTYGLPIYHLQRKHRHLGLPHDLKVSTFLRRYPNIFQEFFIRDSAGTPVPWFKLTPETLEFHHEQVNVLRQCSTDIVNRLRKLLMMTNKRMLPFQTVDQLKWDLGLPHDCATSFIIKYPELFNLVDLPDGRVGLNLLAWDKKLAVSHLEANSKKENGTLMFPIGFTRGFGLKRKCMKWLEEWQKLPYTSPYVDASHLDPRTDVSEKRIVGVFHELLHLTLQKKTERNNVSNLRKPLELPQKFTKVFERHPGIFYISMKGDTQTIVLREAYERNQLIEKHPLVHIREKFANMMKQGFLDRSRGLYKDTNQGPEEEELTSSFVGETSGTRYYSDIGSDSGMCLEHEAE; encoded by the coding sequence ATGTTGAGGATATTAGTAAAACAAGGTTCCATATTGACTTACCATCAGAAACGTACTCTTGTCAATGTAAAGCTAAAATGGGTTAAAGATAGTGTCTTGGATTCTGTAGTATCTGGAGGTACACAACTAAAGGCAGGAACTACACTAGTTTCCATCATTGCCTCACAATCTACTTATGGTCTTCCTATTTACCATCTCCAAAGAAAGCATCGGCACCTTGGCCTCCCTCACGACTTGAAAGTTTCCACTTTCCTTAGGCGATACCCGAATATTTTTCAGGAGTTTTTTATTCGTGATAGTGCTGGCACTCCTGTTCCGTGGTTCAAATTAACTCCTGAGACTTTAGAGTTTCATCATGAACAAGTTAACGTTCTCCGCCAGTGCAGCACAGATATTGTTAATAGGCTGAGAAAGCTTTTGATGATGACCAACAAGAGGATGCTTCCTTTTCAGACAGTTGATCAGCTAAAATGGGATTTAGGCTTGCCACATGATTGTGCTACTTCATTCATTATAAAATATCCTGAGCTCTTTAATTTGGTGGACCTTCCTGATGGTCGTGTGGGTCTGAATCTTTTAGCATGGGATAAAAAATTAGCTGTTTCCCATTTGGAGGCAAATTCTAAAAAGGAAAATGGGACCTTGATGTTTCCTATTGGATTCACCAGGGGTTTTGGGTTAAAGAGAAAATGCATGAAATGGTTGGAGGAATGGCAAAAGCTGCCTTATACTTCTCCTTATGTAGATGCTTCTCATTTGGACCCAAGGACAGATGTGTCAGAGAAGAGGATAGTTGGAGTGTTTCATGAGCTTTTGCACCTCACCTTACAAAAGAAAACTGAGAGAAACAACGTTAGCAATCTTCGTAAGCCATTGGAATTGCCTCAGAAGTTCACAAAGGTCTTTGAGCGGCATCCGGGGATTTTTTACATTTCTATGAAGGGTGACACGCAGACAATCGTCCTTAGAGAGGCTTATGAGCGCAATCAACTGATTGAGAAGCATCCCCTTGTTCATATAAGGGAGAAATTCGCGAACATGATGAAACAAGGTTTTCTAGATCGTAGTAGAGGGTTATATAAAGACACTAACCAAGGTCCAGAAGAAGAGGAGTTGACAAGTAGTTTTGTTGGTGAGACCTCTGGAACTAGATATTACTCTGATATAGGCTCAGATTCTGGTATGTGTTTAGAACATGAAGCAGAGTAG